One part of the Tachysurus fulvidraco isolate hzauxx_2018 chromosome 23, HZAU_PFXX_2.0, whole genome shotgun sequence genome encodes these proteins:
- the si:ch211-112c15.8 gene encoding tumor necrosis factor receptor superfamily member 25 isoform X1, whose product MLMDIHFSAWSTKLWSTDEGTTEVFALIAASLCYGGDCSNKCLRPLPDNQMLTTTECLAGYYKKNNCQKSGEILCEKCEKDTYTDINNTVNVCRLCKVCQTNEITTSECTNQKNRECACKAGFYTSYAYLSLRRCENCTNCKNCSTCPECEGNCGMEICGIGLFLDQMGKCQSCADHNCLDKSCKSFCDKVVPASTTKWIIALVIILTILLLLGHFALFCFVCETSRRQGLCCWAQIKYVNERPADHDEVPLNIPPSPDQPAEHLKIYLPKNMIPGSVVKDPRTIDSGGIRQTTDFLGDIKEPTTAEAEKEMWPAPMLYTIIRQVPVRRWKEFLRLLSLSDDQMERVELEARGSYLELQYQMLRLWTQMSGACLENIYSTLHYMDLSGCAEDLKENLQQLQGTLV is encoded by the exons ATGTTGATGGATATCCATTTCTCGGCTTGGTCCACAAAGCTTTGGTCCACCGATGAAGGCACAACTGAG GTATTTGCGCTAATTGCTGCCTCTCTGTGCTACGGTGGAGACtgttcaaataaatgtttaaggCCCTTGCCTGATAATCAGATGCTTACCACAACTGAATGTTTGGCAG gctattacaaaaaaaacaattgccAAAAGTCAGGAGAGATTCTCtgtgaaaaatgtgaaaaggatacatacacagacattaACAACACAGTGAACGTGTGCAGGCTTTGCAAAGTTTGTCAAACAA ATGAGATTACTACGAGTGAATGTACAAATCAAAAGAACCGGGAATGCGCCTGCAAAGCTGGGTTTTACACGAGTTATGCGTATCTATCCTTGAGGAGATGTGAAAACTGTACAAACTGCAAAAACTGTAGCACAT GCCCTGAATGTGAAGGCAATTGTGGAATGGAAATTTGTGGGATTGGCTTGTTCTTGGATCAAATGGGGAAATGCCAATCATGTGCTGA TCACAATTGCTTAGACAAGTCCTGTAAATCCTTTTGTGACAAAG TAGTTCCAGCTTCTACCACAAAATGGATTATAGCACTTGTGATCATCCTGACCATACTGCTGCTGCTTGGACATTTTGccctgttttgctttgtttgtgaAACCAGTAGGAGACAAGGGCTTTGCTGCTGGGCTCAAATAAAGTATGTGAATGAAAGACCTGCTGATCATGATGAAGTTCCACTAAACATTCCTCCTTCACCTG atcaaCCTGCAGAGCATCTGAAGATTTATCTGCCAAAG AACATGATACCTGGAAGTGTAGTGAAAGATCCAAGGACAATAGACTCGGGCGGGATTCGACAAACCACAGATTTCCTTGGGGACATAAAAG AGCCGACCACAGCTGAGGCAGAGAAGGAGATGTGGCCGGCCCCAATGCTCTACACCATCATCAGACAGGTTCCTGTGCGACGTTGGAAGGAGTTCTTACGGTTGCTTTCCCTATCTGACGATCAAATGGAGAGAGTGGAACTGGAGGCAAGAGGCTCATATTTGGAGCTGCAGTATCAGATGTTGCGTCTCTGGACCCAGATGAGTGGTGCTTGCCTGGAGAAcatctactctacactacattatatggACCTGTCAGGGTGTGCAGAGGATCTGAAGGAGAATCTTCAGCAGTTGCAGGGCACCTTGGTCTAG
- the si:ch211-112c15.8 gene encoding tumor necrosis factor receptor superfamily member 25 isoform X2 has translation MTMSQVFMVFALIAASLCYGGDCSNKCLRPLPDNQMLTTTECLAGYYKKNNCQKSGEILCEKCEKDTYTDINNTVNVCRLCKVCQTNEITTSECTNQKNRECACKAGFYTSYAYLSLRRCENCTNCKNCSTCPECEGNCGMEICGIGLFLDQMGKCQSCADHNCLDKSCKSFCDKVVPASTTKWIIALVIILTILLLLGHFALFCFVCETSRRQGLCCWAQIKYVNERPADHDEVPLNIPPSPDQPAEHLKIYLPKNMIPGSVVKDPRTIDSGGIRQTTDFLGDIKEPTTAEAEKEMWPAPMLYTIIRQVPVRRWKEFLRLLSLSDDQMERVELEARGSYLELQYQMLRLWTQMSGACLENIYSTLHYMDLSGCAEDLKENLQQLQGTLV, from the exons ATGACCATGTCGCAAGTGTTTATG GTATTTGCGCTAATTGCTGCCTCTCTGTGCTACGGTGGAGACtgttcaaataaatgtttaaggCCCTTGCCTGATAATCAGATGCTTACCACAACTGAATGTTTGGCAG gctattacaaaaaaaacaattgccAAAAGTCAGGAGAGATTCTCtgtgaaaaatgtgaaaaggatacatacacagacattaACAACACAGTGAACGTGTGCAGGCTTTGCAAAGTTTGTCAAACAA ATGAGATTACTACGAGTGAATGTACAAATCAAAAGAACCGGGAATGCGCCTGCAAAGCTGGGTTTTACACGAGTTATGCGTATCTATCCTTGAGGAGATGTGAAAACTGTACAAACTGCAAAAACTGTAGCACAT GCCCTGAATGTGAAGGCAATTGTGGAATGGAAATTTGTGGGATTGGCTTGTTCTTGGATCAAATGGGGAAATGCCAATCATGTGCTGA TCACAATTGCTTAGACAAGTCCTGTAAATCCTTTTGTGACAAAG TAGTTCCAGCTTCTACCACAAAATGGATTATAGCACTTGTGATCATCCTGACCATACTGCTGCTGCTTGGACATTTTGccctgttttgctttgtttgtgaAACCAGTAGGAGACAAGGGCTTTGCTGCTGGGCTCAAATAAAGTATGTGAATGAAAGACCTGCTGATCATGATGAAGTTCCACTAAACATTCCTCCTTCACCTG atcaaCCTGCAGAGCATCTGAAGATTTATCTGCCAAAG AACATGATACCTGGAAGTGTAGTGAAAGATCCAAGGACAATAGACTCGGGCGGGATTCGACAAACCACAGATTTCCTTGGGGACATAAAAG AGCCGACCACAGCTGAGGCAGAGAAGGAGATGTGGCCGGCCCCAATGCTCTACACCATCATCAGACAGGTTCCTGTGCGACGTTGGAAGGAGTTCTTACGGTTGCTTTCCCTATCTGACGATCAAATGGAGAGAGTGGAACTGGAGGCAAGAGGCTCATATTTGGAGCTGCAGTATCAGATGTTGCGTCTCTGGACCCAGATGAGTGGTGCTTGCCTGGAGAAcatctactctacactacattatatggACCTGTCAGGGTGTGCAGAGGATCTGAAGGAGAATCTTCAGCAGTTGCAGGGCACCTTGGTCTAG
- the si:ch211-112c15.8 gene encoding tumor necrosis factor receptor superfamily member 25 isoform X3, which translates to MLTTTECLAGYYKKNNCQKSGEILCEKCEKDTYTDINNTVNVCRLCKVCQTNEITTSECTNQKNRECACKAGFYTSYAYLSLRRCENCTNCKNCSTCPECEGNCGMEICGIGLFLDQMGKCQSCADHNCLDKSCKSFCDKVVPASTTKWIIALVIILTILLLLGHFALFCFVCETSRRQGLCCWAQIKYVNERPADHDEVPLNIPPSPDQPAEHLKIYLPKNMIPGSVVKDPRTIDSGGIRQTTDFLGDIKEPTTAEAEKEMWPAPMLYTIIRQVPVRRWKEFLRLLSLSDDQMERVELEARGSYLELQYQMLRLWTQMSGACLENIYSTLHYMDLSGCAEDLKENLQQLQGTLV; encoded by the exons ATGCTTACCACAACTGAATGTTTGGCAG gctattacaaaaaaaacaattgccAAAAGTCAGGAGAGATTCTCtgtgaaaaatgtgaaaaggatacatacacagacattaACAACACAGTGAACGTGTGCAGGCTTTGCAAAGTTTGTCAAACAA ATGAGATTACTACGAGTGAATGTACAAATCAAAAGAACCGGGAATGCGCCTGCAAAGCTGGGTTTTACACGAGTTATGCGTATCTATCCTTGAGGAGATGTGAAAACTGTACAAACTGCAAAAACTGTAGCACAT GCCCTGAATGTGAAGGCAATTGTGGAATGGAAATTTGTGGGATTGGCTTGTTCTTGGATCAAATGGGGAAATGCCAATCATGTGCTGA TCACAATTGCTTAGACAAGTCCTGTAAATCCTTTTGTGACAAAG TAGTTCCAGCTTCTACCACAAAATGGATTATAGCACTTGTGATCATCCTGACCATACTGCTGCTGCTTGGACATTTTGccctgttttgctttgtttgtgaAACCAGTAGGAGACAAGGGCTTTGCTGCTGGGCTCAAATAAAGTATGTGAATGAAAGACCTGCTGATCATGATGAAGTTCCACTAAACATTCCTCCTTCACCTG atcaaCCTGCAGAGCATCTGAAGATTTATCTGCCAAAG AACATGATACCTGGAAGTGTAGTGAAAGATCCAAGGACAATAGACTCGGGCGGGATTCGACAAACCACAGATTTCCTTGGGGACATAAAAG AGCCGACCACAGCTGAGGCAGAGAAGGAGATGTGGCCGGCCCCAATGCTCTACACCATCATCAGACAGGTTCCTGTGCGACGTTGGAAGGAGTTCTTACGGTTGCTTTCCCTATCTGACGATCAAATGGAGAGAGTGGAACTGGAGGCAAGAGGCTCATATTTGGAGCTGCAGTATCAGATGTTGCGTCTCTGGACCCAGATGAGTGGTGCTTGCCTGGAGAAcatctactctacactacattatatggACCTGTCAGGGTGTGCAGAGGATCTGAAGGAGAATCTTCAGCAGTTGCAGGGCACCTTGGTCTAG